In the Scyliorhinus torazame isolate Kashiwa2021f chromosome 22, sScyTor2.1, whole genome shotgun sequence genome, one interval contains:
- the LOC140398969 gene encoding uncharacterized protein produces the protein MSMKRRIQLKVILLGNSGAGKSALMNLYVFKRYTNSYKATIGADFLIRDVTLDGKKVTVQVWDTAGTERFQSLGSVLYRGTDCCILVFDVTSEASFRALDGWRKEFLLQADPRDPDSFPFVVIGNKVDLSSSREVSTECAENWCEAHKLSYIETSVKEALNVEEAFRDCVRLSLKRLKSKDQPVAQSDHIQISPGDAKPQEPCACS, from the exons AGCGGGGAAATCGGCCCTCATGAACCTATACGTGTTCAAGCGATATACTAACTCATACAAAGCGACAATCGGAGCGGACTTCCTGATCCGGGATGTCACCTTGGATGGCAAAAAAGTCACCGTGCAG gtgtGGGACACCGCCGGGACCGAACGCTTCCAGTCGCTGGGGTCGGTGCTGTACAGGGGCACGGATTGCTGCATCCTGGTGTTCGACGTGACTTCAGAGGCCTCATTCCGGGCGTTGGACGGCTGGAGGAAGGAGTTCTTACTTCAGGCCGATCCCAGGGACCCCGACAGTTTTCCCTTTGTTGTAATCGGCAATAAGGTGGACCTgagcagcagcagagag GTCAGCACCGAGTGCGCTGAGAACTGGTGTGAAGCCCACAAGTTGTCATATATTGAGACCAGTGTGAAGGAGGCCCTGAATGTGGAGGAGGCGTTCCGGGACTGCGTGAGGCTCTCATTGAAGCGG TTGAAGAGCAAGGACCAGCCTGTGGCCCAGTCAGACCACATCCAGATCAGCCCCGGTGACGCCAAGCCACAGGAGCCGTGTGCCTGCAGCTGA